The following coding sequences are from one Gossypium raimondii isolate GPD5lz chromosome 4, ASM2569854v1, whole genome shotgun sequence window:
- the LOC105780086 gene encoding uncharacterized protein LOC105780086 isoform X3, whose protein sequence is MTLLVDFGGRHRIISYSVVLVHLSEEAIWKMPLFKRKPFDLAKPPEDLEPSDLVYQVRFTKEIFRDYQEYLNRINLYRQRVWMCKSTGKSNLTYEEAMVMEKNAIQKVQQLPNDLVAPALRIIQFSMLSLRDLADLVTKKLQKDLFVGAELYGKKDDGLYPCRVLKIVENGVGKMQYEVALLGENEKITENAILHGEDLVWKKTPFNRKILKSFIRESTCRSIPWVLHEKLAQKHGISTDLPEELRSKFFLQGGQLVNRTKKRKNENRNNVGEANGESGKSKRNKGEIGKPDASKEENNQPEDEPVKYPIDDLLVKPGPDDPLFTDRPSPSRDFNVPMDCIGDLLMVWDFCSSFSRVLNLWPFSLEDFENAICHKDSNLVLIVETHSALLRILIKDDGEYSLALQNKKRKSKISLITWTEYVCDFLEMINVTELCSCMTTIKRGHYGLLDANAKLGILRELVCHALETDLIRGKLDDLIEQRRALGATVRGEALEYARKKREEKEQLKGESNGLEVKENSMESTGSNPHMAENGEENGDMVEEVISSRQSNAFVNSRKQLNGQSKKGEKQKLDPKVEAENITNSNEKEAQKQLTGEKKEDQEKKSKEKREQRVQSHILALQLM, encoded by the exons ATGACATTGCTTG TTGACTTTGGTGGCAGACACAGAATTATATCTTATTCTGTGGTCTTGGTGCATTTGTCAGAGGAAGCAATTTGGAAAATGCCTCTCTTCAAGAGGAAGCCTTTTGATTTAGCAAAGCCACCAGAAGATTTGGAGCCCTCTGACCTTGTATACCAAGTTCGATTCACCAAGGAGATTTTTCGAGATTATCA AGAGTATCTGAACCGGATAAATTTATATCGTCAGAGAGTTTGGATGTGTAAATCTACTGGAAAATCTAACTTGACTTATGAAGAAGCCATGGTGATGGAAAAAAATGCAATTCAAAAGGTTCAACAGCTACCCAATGATCTTGTGGCACCTGCATTGCgtattatacaattta GTATGCTATCATTGAGAGATCTTGCTGATCTAGTGACTAAAAAATTGCAGAAAGATCTGTTTGTGGGTGCTGAATTGTATGGAAAGAAGGATGATGGTCTTTACCCATGCAGAGTGTTAAAAATTGTGGAGAATGGTGTTGGAAAAATGCAATATGAGGTGGCATTGCTtggagaaaatgagaaaataacaGAAAATGCAATATTACATGGAGAAGATCTGGTGTGGAAGAAAACACCCTTCAAcagaaaaattttgaagtcTTTTATTCGGGAGTCCACATGCCGAAGTATTCCTTGGGTGCTTCATGAAAAACTGGCGCAGAAACATGGTATTTCAACGGATCTTCCAGAGGAGTTGCGTAGCAAATTCTTCCTTCAAGGTGGACAGCTGGTTAACAGAacgaagaaaaggaaaaatgagaaTAGAAACAATGTTGGG GAAGCAAACGGAGAATCTGGGAAATCCAAAAGGAATAAAGGAGAAATTGGGAAGCCTGATGCTAGTAAGGAAG AAAATAATCAGCCTGAGGACGAACCTGTCAAATATCCAATTGATGACCTGCTGGTGAAGCCTGGTCCTGATGATCCACTGTTTACTGATCGCCCCTCTCCTTCAAGGGATTTCAATGTTCCAATGGATTGTATTGGTGATCTTTTGATGGTTTGGGATTTTTGCTCTTCATTTAGCAGGGTGCTCAATTTATGGCCATTCtctcttgaagattttgaaaatGCCATCTGTCACAAGGATAGTAATTTGGTTCTCATTGTGGAAACACATTCAGCTCTACTTCGTATACTCATAAAAGATGACGGTGAATATTCATTGGCTTTACAGAACAAAAAACGAAAGTCGAAG ATTTCACTCATCACTTGGACCGAGTATGTCTGTGATTTCTTGGAAATGATCAATGTTACTGAATTATGCTCTTGTATGACCACTATAAAGCGAGGGCACTATGGCCTTCTGGATGCTAATGCTAAGTTAGGGATTTTGCGCGAATTGGTTTGTCATGCCCTTGAAACCGATCTTATCAGGGGCAAGTTGGATGATCTAATTGAGCAGCGACGGGCACTTGGAGCCACAGTAAGAGGGGAAGCTTTGGAATATGCTAGAAAGAAACGAGAAGAAAAAGAACAGTTGAAAGGTGAGTCTAATGGGTTAGAAGTAAAGGAAAATAGTATGGAGAGCACAGGAAGCAATCCACATATGGCAGAAAATGGAGAAGAGAATGGTGATATGGTGGAGGAGGTTATTTCATCTAGACAAAGCAATGCATTTGTTAATAG CAGGAAGCAATTAAACGGGCAATCCAAGAAAGGAGAGAAGCAAAAATTGGATCCAAAAGTCGAAGCTGAAAATATAACAAACTCAAATGAGAAGGAAGCACAGAAACAGCTAACTGGTGAAAAAAAGGAAGATCAGGAGAAGAAGAGTAAAGAAAAGAGGGAACAGAGGGTTCAATCCCATATCCTTGCTCTCCAATTGATGTga
- the LOC105780086 gene encoding uncharacterized protein LOC105780086 isoform X2 has protein sequence MPLFKRKPFDLAKPPEDLEPSDLVYQVRFTKEIFRDYQEYLNRINLYRQRVWMCKSTGKSNLTYEEAMVMEKNAIQKVQQLPNDLVAPALRIIQFSMLSLRDLADLVTKKLQKDLFVGAELYGKKDDGLYPCRVLKIVENGVGKMQYEVALLGENEKITENAILHGEDLVWKKTPFNRKILKSFIRESTCRSIPWVLHEKLAQKHGISTDLPEELRSKFFLQGGQLVNRTKKRKNENRNNVGEANGESGKSKRNKGEIGKPDASKEENNQPEDEPVKYPIDDLLVKPGPDDPLFTDRPSPSRDFNVPMDCIGDLLMVWDFCSSFSRVLNLWPFSLEDFENAICHKDSNLVLIVETHSALLRILIKDDGEYSLALQNKKRKSKISLITWTEYVCDFLEMINVTELCSCMTTIKRGHYGLLDANAKLGILRELVCHALETDLIRGKLDDLIEQRRALGATVRGEALEYARKKREEKEQLKGESNGLEVKENSMESTGSNPHMAENGEENGDMVEEVISSRQSNAFVNSRKQLNGQSKKGEKQKLDPKVEAENITNSNEKEAQKQLTGEKKEDQEKKSKEKREQRKEYFKREMEKRSIRTNPLGKDRDYNRYWWFRRDGRIFVESSDSKQWGYYCAKEEVDALMSSLNPKGERERALQQQLEKFYPRISLELQKRSKDLAQKIALEEAVLRRSTRVRAPPRENPANAFLKYVNKWKED, from the exons ATGCCTCTCTTCAAGAGGAAGCCTTTTGATTTAGCAAAGCCACCAGAAGATTTGGAGCCCTCTGACCTTGTATACCAAGTTCGATTCACCAAGGAGATTTTTCGAGATTATCA AGAGTATCTGAACCGGATAAATTTATATCGTCAGAGAGTTTGGATGTGTAAATCTACTGGAAAATCTAACTTGACTTATGAAGAAGCCATGGTGATGGAAAAAAATGCAATTCAAAAGGTTCAACAGCTACCCAATGATCTTGTGGCACCTGCATTGCgtattatacaattta GTATGCTATCATTGAGAGATCTTGCTGATCTAGTGACTAAAAAATTGCAGAAAGATCTGTTTGTGGGTGCTGAATTGTATGGAAAGAAGGATGATGGTCTTTACCCATGCAGAGTGTTAAAAATTGTGGAGAATGGTGTTGGAAAAATGCAATATGAGGTGGCATTGCTtggagaaaatgagaaaataacaGAAAATGCAATATTACATGGAGAAGATCTGGTGTGGAAGAAAACACCCTTCAAcagaaaaattttgaagtcTTTTATTCGGGAGTCCACATGCCGAAGTATTCCTTGGGTGCTTCATGAAAAACTGGCGCAGAAACATGGTATTTCAACGGATCTTCCAGAGGAGTTGCGTAGCAAATTCTTCCTTCAAGGTGGACAGCTGGTTAACAGAacgaagaaaaggaaaaatgagaaTAGAAACAATGTTGGG GAAGCAAACGGAGAATCTGGGAAATCCAAAAGGAATAAAGGAGAAATTGGGAAGCCTGATGCTAGTAAGGAAG AAAATAATCAGCCTGAGGACGAACCTGTCAAATATCCAATTGATGACCTGCTGGTGAAGCCTGGTCCTGATGATCCACTGTTTACTGATCGCCCCTCTCCTTCAAGGGATTTCAATGTTCCAATGGATTGTATTGGTGATCTTTTGATGGTTTGGGATTTTTGCTCTTCATTTAGCAGGGTGCTCAATTTATGGCCATTCtctcttgaagattttgaaaatGCCATCTGTCACAAGGATAGTAATTTGGTTCTCATTGTGGAAACACATTCAGCTCTACTTCGTATACTCATAAAAGATGACGGTGAATATTCATTGGCTTTACAGAACAAAAAACGAAAGTCGAAG ATTTCACTCATCACTTGGACCGAGTATGTCTGTGATTTCTTGGAAATGATCAATGTTACTGAATTATGCTCTTGTATGACCACTATAAAGCGAGGGCACTATGGCCTTCTGGATGCTAATGCTAAGTTAGGGATTTTGCGCGAATTGGTTTGTCATGCCCTTGAAACCGATCTTATCAGGGGCAAGTTGGATGATCTAATTGAGCAGCGACGGGCACTTGGAGCCACAGTAAGAGGGGAAGCTTTGGAATATGCTAGAAAGAAACGAGAAGAAAAAGAACAGTTGAAAGGTGAGTCTAATGGGTTAGAAGTAAAGGAAAATAGTATGGAGAGCACAGGAAGCAATCCACATATGGCAGAAAATGGAGAAGAGAATGGTGATATGGTGGAGGAGGTTATTTCATCTAGACAAAGCAATGCATTTGTTAATAG CAGGAAGCAATTAAACGGGCAATCCAAGAAAGGAGAGAAGCAAAAATTGGATCCAAAAGTCGAAGCTGAAAATATAACAAACTCAAATGAGAAGGAAGCACAGAAACAGCTAACTGGTGAAAAAAAGGAAGATCAGGAGAAGAAGAGTAAAGAAAAGAGGGAACAGAGG AAGGAATATTTTAAACGTGAGATGGAGAAACGAAGCATCCGGACCAATCCCTTAGGTAAAGACAGAGACTATAACAGGTATTGGTGGTTTAGGCGAGATGGGAGGATATTTGTTGAGAGTTCTGATTCAAAGCAGTGGGGCTATTATTGTGCCAAGGAAGAG GTTGATGCACTTATGAGCTCACTTAATCCAAAGGGTGAGAGAGAGCGAGCTCTTCAACAACAGCTGGAAAAATTCTATCCTAGGATCAG CTTGGAACTCCAAAAAAGATCAAAGGATTTGGCTCAGAAGATTGCCTTGGAAGAGGCTGTGCTGCGGAGATCTACTCGTGTACGGGCACCGCCTAGGGAAAATCCTGCTAATGCATTCCTCAAGTATGTGAACAAGTGGAAAGaagattaa
- the LOC105780164 gene encoding pre-rRNA-processing protein esf1: MGSKTKGHKAKTKNKNKPDSVHSDNNEESGGGKIIKDARFASLHSDPRFQKVPKRKTKVVIDSRFNRMFTDKRFASSSAPLDKRGKPKKGNTQSSLRHYYHLEEEEGVEDKRKKAALSEEDGTEEESDTSEMPQMDSDGELEEEEISETGSTTEEEDIDIDYEDGEPEIQEENIPMIEKETRRLAVVNMDWRHVKAADLYVMLSSFLPKDGQIISVAVYPSEFGLQRMKEEEIHGPVGLFDGENEDNDEDGDDEIDNEKLREYERSRLRYYYAVVECNSSATADYLYKSCDGAEFERSSNVLDLRFIPDSMEFKHEPRDVAVEAPANYEGLNFQTQALQQSKINLSWDEDEPQRGKILKRKLNDEQLADLELREFLASDESESDDDDDENEDTTKDQPDKKNKKRDLYRALLQSGDGSDGDGEEGGQDMEVTFNTGLEDISKRILEKKDKQAETVWEAYLRKRREKKKSKKNKSKYSSEDETDDTDIEEATEEADDFFVEEPSLKKSKKERKKHEDAEKEAEASRAELELLLTDDKGADTGLKGYNLKAKKAKGKKQKEVLDVEKIPVVEDDPRFSALFTSPLFALDPTDPRYKRSATYARQIAKKLQKGEQQELAAEDTKIPTDGQLSADDPGMYKAEHENSDILPSKEKHNLSSMVRSVKMKLKQVQLPSERKVSKKSVSGMGGKKEKHRVHSKNKAKYLNE, translated from the exons ATGGGATCCAAAACCAAAGGCCACAAGGCCAAAACTAAGAACAAGAACAAACCTGATTCTGTCCATAGCGACAACAATGAGGAAAGCGGCGGTGGCAAGATAATTAAGGATGCTCGATTTGCTTCTCTACACTCGGACCCTCGTTTTCAGAAGGTCCCGAAACGCAAGACAAAGGTTGTCATTGATTCTCGTTTCAATCGGATGTTCACTGACAAGAGGTTTGCTTCATCTTCAGCGCCTTTGGATAAGCGAGGGAAGCCCAAGAAGGGAAACACCCAGAGCTCTCTTCGCCATTATTATCaccttgaagaagaagaaggggtAGAGGACAAGAGAAAGAAAGCTGCTCTGAGTGAAGAGGATGGTACTGAGGAGGAGAGTGATACTAGTGAAATGCCTCAAATGGACAGCGATGGGGAGTTGGAAGAGGAGGAAATATCAGAAACCGGTTCCACGACCGAAGAGGAAGATATTGATATAGATTACGAGGATGGAGAGCCTGAAATACAG GAAGAAAATATCCCAATGATTGAAAAGGAAACCCGCAGGCTTGCAGTTGTGAATATGGATTGGAGGCATGTTAAG GCTGCTGACTTGTATGTAATGTTAAGCTCATTTCTTCCGAAAGATGGACAAATTATTTCAGTCGCTGTTTATCCATCTGAATTTGGACTTCAGCGCATGAAAGAGGAGGAAATTCATGGACCAGTAGGCCTATTTGATGGTGAAAATGAGGATAATGATGAAGATGGTGATGATGAAATTGATAATGAAAAATTGCGTGAATATGAGAGAAGTAGGCTAAG ATACTACTATGCAGTGGTAGAATGTAATTCTAGTGCAACAGCAGATTACTTGTACAAAAGTTGTGATGGAGCTGAGTTTGAAAGGTCATCAAATGTGCTTGATTTGAGATTCATTCCTGATTCTATGGAATTTAAACATGAACCCCGTGATGTAGCAGTTGAG GCACCTGCAAATTATGAGGGTTTAAATTTCCAAACCCAAGCACTGCAGCAAAGTAAAATTAATCTTTCATGGGATGAAGATGAACCACAACGAGGGAAGATTTTGAAACGAAAACTCAATGATGAACAG CTGGCTGACTTGGAGTTAAGGGAGTTTCTGGCTTCTGATGAGAGTGAAAgtgacgatgatgatgatgagaatGAAGACACCACTAAGGATCAACctgataagaaaaataagaaaagagatTTATACCGTGCCTTACTCCAGTCTGGTGATGGTTCTGATGGAGATGGTGAGGAGGGTGGCCAGGATATGGAAGTGACTTTCAATACTGGCCTTGAGGATATAAGTAAGCGTATTCTGGAGAAGAAAGATAAGCAAGCAGAAACAGTTTGGGAGGCCTATCTCCGGAAAAGACGGGAGAAAAAGAAGtccaagaaaaataaatctaaatattcATCAGAGGATGAGACTGACGATACTGATATAGAAGAAGCTACAGAAGAAGCTGATGACTTTTTCGTTGAAGAGCCTTCTCTAAAAAAGAgtaagaaagaaaggaagaaacaTGAAGATGCGGAGAAGGAAGCTGAAGCAAGTAGAGCAGAACTTGAGTTATTACTCACTGATGACAAGGGAGCTGATACTGGTCTTAAGGGATACAATCTAAAAGCTAAAAAGGCTAAGGGGAAAAAGCAAAAAGAAGTGTTGGATGTGGAAAAAATACCAGTTGTCGAAGATGATCCTCGATTTTCTGCTCTCTTTACATCACCTCTTTTTGCTTTGGATCCCACTGACCCGCGGTACAAAAG GAGTGCAACTTATGCTCGACAAATAGCAAAAAAGCTGCAGAAAGGTGAACAGCAAGAATTGGCTGCAGAGGACACAAAAATACCCACCGATGGTCAGCTCTCAGCTGATGATCCTGGAATGTACAAAGCTGAGCATGAGAACTCCGATATTTTACCTTCAAAGGAGAAGCATAACTTGTCTTCAATGGTGAGATCAGTGAAGATGAAGTTAAAACAAGTTCAACTGCCCTCCGAGCGCAAGGTTTCCAAGAAAAGTGTATCAGGCATGGGGGGGAAAAAGGAGAAGCATCGAGTTCATTCAAAGAACAAGGCGAAGTATTTGAATGAATGA
- the LOC105780088 gene encoding UPF0481 protein At3g47200, producing MAESNWVIEVNRKLENMVDTEAEKEHWMKQSIYRVPAAIAELNKKAYMPQVVSFGPYHHGEDRVKPMEDHKKRALLHFLRRSNKPLDLFVESLNKDLQKLKECYDLLDPIWQDDDKFLQLMIVDGCFMLEILRSATHTMDDYAPNDPIFSNHGKIHVMPFIKRDMLMLENQLPIPVLYSLVAVDSNGTKDGEFVNKLILKFCSPHTPILNMGPCLHVLDLYRKSLIQDIRPVRKRRKRLLKYRSSSHQDGDDIIRSAMELQEAGIQFKKSKTMSFKDISFRSGVLKLPVIIVDDATESMFLNLIAFERFHVGAGNEVTSYIFFMDNIIDNERDVALLHSTGIIQNALGSDKAVAYLFNSLSKDITLDPESSLDEVQKKVNKYCKKAWNEWRANLIHTYFRNPWAMLSLIGAIFLFALTIVQTVYTIYPYYHDSSPSPPPPLAPPPMAPPPIAQPPTAPPMASPKHRVPSQSNRTHH from the exons ATGGCGGAATCGAATTGGGTTATCGAAGTTAATCGAAAACTCGAGAACATGGTGGATACTGAGGCAGAGAAGGAGCATTGGATGAAGCAATCAATCTACAGAGTGCCTGCTGCCATTGCTGAGCTTAACAAGAAAGCTTACATGCCTCAAGTTGTGTCCTTCGGTCCTTACCACCATGGCGAAGACCGTGTAAAGCCCATGGAGGATCATAAGAAACGAGCACTCCTTCATTTCCTTAGAAGATCCAACAAGCCTTTGGATTTGTTTGTGGAGTCTTTGAATAAAGACTTGCAGAAATTGAAGGAATGCTATGATTTGCTTGATCCTATATGGCAAGATGACGACAAGTTTTTGCAGCTGATGATTGTGGATGGGTGTTTCATGCTGGAGATTCTACGCTCTGCTACTCATACAATGGATGATTATGCTCCAAATGACCCAATCTTCAGCAACCATGGGAAGATACATGTTATGCCATTCATTAAACGAGATATGTTGATGCTTGAGAATCAATTGCCAATTCCTGTTCTCTACAGCTTGGTTGCTGTAGATAGCAATGGAACTAAG GATGGAGAGTTCGTGAATAAACTTATACTCAAGTTCTGTTCCCCACATACGCCCATCTTGAACATGGGACCTTGTTTGCACGTCTTGGATCTGTATAGGAAGAGTCTGATTCAAGACATAAGGCCAGTACGTAAACGGAGAAAACGACTCCTTAAATATCGAAGCTCTTCGCACCAGGATGGTGACGACATCATTCGATCTGCAATGGAGCTTCAGGAAGCCGGAATCCAGTTCAAGAAAAGCAAGACCATGAGCTTCAAGGACATCTCGTTCCGCAGCGGTGTACTTAAGCTTCCAGTTATCATCGTAGACGATGCGACAGAGTCAATGTTTTTAAACCTAATAGCATTCGAACGTTTCCATGTCGGGGCAGGCAATGAGGTGACATCCTACATCTTTTTCATGGATAACATAATTGATAATGAGAGGGATGTGGCACTTTTGCATTCCACCGGGATCATTCAGAATGCACTTGGAAGTGATAAAGCAGTGGCTTACCTGTTCAACTCGCTGTCGAAAGATATAACGTTGGATCCAGAGAGCAGCCTGGATGAGGTGCAGAAGAAGGTGAACAAGTACTGCAAGAAAGCTTGGAATGAATGGCGAGCTAACCTCATCCATACCTACTTTAGAAACCCATGGGCTATGCTTTCTTTGATTGGTGCCATCTTTCTTTTTGCCCTCACTATAGTACAAACTGTGTACACTATATATCCTTACTACCACGACTCTTCTCCCTCACCCCCTCCACCACTTGCTCCGCCACCTATGGCTCCTCCACCAATTGCTCAGCCTCCTACAGCTCCACCAATGGCCTCTCCGAAACATAGGGTTCCTTCACAATCCAATCGAACTCACCATTGA
- the LOC105780086 gene encoding uncharacterized protein LOC105780086 isoform X1 translates to MPLFKRKPFDLAKPPEDLEPSDLVYQVRFTKEIFRDYQEYLNRINLYRQRVWMCKSTGKSNLTYEEAMVMEKNAIQKVQQLPNDLVAPALRIIQFSMLSLRDLADLVTKKLQKDLFVGAELYGKKDDGLYPCRVLKIVENGVGKMQYEVALLGENEKITENAILHGEDLVWKKTPFNRKILKSFIRESTCRSIPWVLHEKLAQKHGISTDLPEELRSKFFLQGGQLVNRTKKRKNENRNNVGEANGESGKSKRNKGEIGKPDASKEENNQPEDEPVKYPIDDLLVKPGPDDPLFTDRPSPSRDFNVPMDCIGDLLMVWDFCSSFSRVLNLWPFSLEDFENAICHKDSNLVLIVETHSALLRILIKDDGEYSLALQNKKRKSKISLITWTEYVCDFLEMINVTELCSCMTTIKRGHYGLLDANAKLGILRELVCHALETDLIRGKLDDLIEQRRALGATVRGEALEYARKKREEKEQLKGESNGLEVKENSMESTGSNPHMAENGEENGDMVEEVISSRQSNAFVNRKQLNGQSKKGEKQKLDPKVEAENITNSNEKEAQKQLTGEKKEDQEKKSKEKREQRKEYFKREMEKRSIRTNPLGKDRDYNRYWWFRRDGRIFVESSDSKQWGYYCAKEEVDALMSSLNPKGERERALQQQLEKFYPRISLELQKRSKDLAQKIALEEAVLRRSTRVRAPPRENPANAFLKYVNKWKED, encoded by the exons ATGCCTCTCTTCAAGAGGAAGCCTTTTGATTTAGCAAAGCCACCAGAAGATTTGGAGCCCTCTGACCTTGTATACCAAGTTCGATTCACCAAGGAGATTTTTCGAGATTATCA AGAGTATCTGAACCGGATAAATTTATATCGTCAGAGAGTTTGGATGTGTAAATCTACTGGAAAATCTAACTTGACTTATGAAGAAGCCATGGTGATGGAAAAAAATGCAATTCAAAAGGTTCAACAGCTACCCAATGATCTTGTGGCACCTGCATTGCgtattatacaattta GTATGCTATCATTGAGAGATCTTGCTGATCTAGTGACTAAAAAATTGCAGAAAGATCTGTTTGTGGGTGCTGAATTGTATGGAAAGAAGGATGATGGTCTTTACCCATGCAGAGTGTTAAAAATTGTGGAGAATGGTGTTGGAAAAATGCAATATGAGGTGGCATTGCTtggagaaaatgagaaaataacaGAAAATGCAATATTACATGGAGAAGATCTGGTGTGGAAGAAAACACCCTTCAAcagaaaaattttgaagtcTTTTATTCGGGAGTCCACATGCCGAAGTATTCCTTGGGTGCTTCATGAAAAACTGGCGCAGAAACATGGTATTTCAACGGATCTTCCAGAGGAGTTGCGTAGCAAATTCTTCCTTCAAGGTGGACAGCTGGTTAACAGAacgaagaaaaggaaaaatgagaaTAGAAACAATGTTGGG GAAGCAAACGGAGAATCTGGGAAATCCAAAAGGAATAAAGGAGAAATTGGGAAGCCTGATGCTAGTAAGGAAG AAAATAATCAGCCTGAGGACGAACCTGTCAAATATCCAATTGATGACCTGCTGGTGAAGCCTGGTCCTGATGATCCACTGTTTACTGATCGCCCCTCTCCTTCAAGGGATTTCAATGTTCCAATGGATTGTATTGGTGATCTTTTGATGGTTTGGGATTTTTGCTCTTCATTTAGCAGGGTGCTCAATTTATGGCCATTCtctcttgaagattttgaaaatGCCATCTGTCACAAGGATAGTAATTTGGTTCTCATTGTGGAAACACATTCAGCTCTACTTCGTATACTCATAAAAGATGACGGTGAATATTCATTGGCTTTACAGAACAAAAAACGAAAGTCGAAG ATTTCACTCATCACTTGGACCGAGTATGTCTGTGATTTCTTGGAAATGATCAATGTTACTGAATTATGCTCTTGTATGACCACTATAAAGCGAGGGCACTATGGCCTTCTGGATGCTAATGCTAAGTTAGGGATTTTGCGCGAATTGGTTTGTCATGCCCTTGAAACCGATCTTATCAGGGGCAAGTTGGATGATCTAATTGAGCAGCGACGGGCACTTGGAGCCACAGTAAGAGGGGAAGCTTTGGAATATGCTAGAAAGAAACGAGAAGAAAAAGAACAGTTGAAAGGTGAGTCTAATGGGTTAGAAGTAAAGGAAAATAGTATGGAGAGCACAGGAAGCAATCCACATATGGCAGAAAATGGAGAAGAGAATGGTGATATGGTGGAGGAGGTTATTTCATCTAGACAAAGCAATGCATTTGTTAATAG GAAGCAATTAAACGGGCAATCCAAGAAAGGAGAGAAGCAAAAATTGGATCCAAAAGTCGAAGCTGAAAATATAACAAACTCAAATGAGAAGGAAGCACAGAAACAGCTAACTGGTGAAAAAAAGGAAGATCAGGAGAAGAAGAGTAAAGAAAAGAGGGAACAGAGG AAGGAATATTTTAAACGTGAGATGGAGAAACGAAGCATCCGGACCAATCCCTTAGGTAAAGACAGAGACTATAACAGGTATTGGTGGTTTAGGCGAGATGGGAGGATATTTGTTGAGAGTTCTGATTCAAAGCAGTGGGGCTATTATTGTGCCAAGGAAGAG GTTGATGCACTTATGAGCTCACTTAATCCAAAGGGTGAGAGAGAGCGAGCTCTTCAACAACAGCTGGAAAAATTCTATCCTAGGATCAG CTTGGAACTCCAAAAAAGATCAAAGGATTTGGCTCAGAAGATTGCCTTGGAAGAGGCTGTGCTGCGGAGATCTACTCGTGTACGGGCACCGCCTAGGGAAAATCCTGCTAATGCATTCCTCAAGTATGTGAACAAGTGGAAAGaagattaa
- the LOC105781067 gene encoding uncharacterized protein LOC105781067, with amino-acid sequence MSSPRAASNDDDKHSGNSKEAAAAKTAGFIVFSGIAMSILKTLNPFNKERNATAVPQQPVVESIQPSPAQPIRDSPPPPVSEPIITKEAGGYTEQRSPE; translated from the exons ATGTCGAGCCCACGCGCCGCCTCCAACGACGACGATAAGCACTCCGGCAATAGCAAGGAAGCGGCCGCGGCTAAAACCGCTGGCTTCATCGTCTTCTCCGGAATCGCTATGAGCatccttaaaaccctaaaccctttcAACAAAGAGAGAAATGCAACTGCAGTACCTCAACAGCCAGTGGTTGAGTCGATTCAGCCTTCTCCGGCTCAGCCGATTCGAGATTCCCCACCTCCACCTGTCTCAGAACCTATTATCACCAAG GAAGCAGGTGGTTATACGGAGCAAAGATCACCAGAATAA